GGTGTTTCTGTCCACATAAATCCAAATTCCGCCGTATCCTTCGGGAGGCCACCAAGCTCCCCAGTTTTCGCCCCATATAAAACCGCTTTCGGCATTCCCGTTAAGCACTACCCAGTCGCCGCTTGTCCCGTTTGCTCTGACAAAAACCCGCAAATCTTCAAATACTTGAGCAAAATCCATTGCTCCACCATTAAATATCGGAGAAACAATACCCGCATTTCCTGCTAATGTGGTATTAATCGTTGCTTCACCTCTTCTCTCCATTGATGTAATTCTGATAACCTGCGCCGACACAGTTGTAGCAATAATCCCCATTATCGCCATTGCCTTAAAAAGATAGCCTGCCCCCATTTGATACCCTCCCCAAAAGATACAATAGAAAATGATACATTACCGTAAATATAATGTATCATTGGAAAGAATGCCGTTTTTTTTACGTTTACCTAAAATCCGTCGATAATTCTATTGAAAATCTCCGAGGGGCGCATAATTTTTTTCGCTTTTTCTTCGTCGAAAAGGTAATATCCGCCTAAATCTACGGCGCTCTTTTGCACGGAAAGAAACTGCGCGACGATTTTTTCTTCGTTTTCTGTCAGTTGCTTTGCGGTTTCTTCAAATTTTTTCGCTAATTCCACGTCCTTTTTCTGCTCTGCAAGCGCTTTTGCCCAATACAAAGCCAAATAAAAATGCGAGCCGCGGTTATCTATGCCGACAGGCGCGCGTTCGGGCGATTTTTGGTTTTCGAGTATGTTTTCTATCGCAGTATCGAGCGTTTCGGCAAGGATTTTTGCGCGCGCGTTTCCGTGAGTTTCGGCATATTTTTCGAGAGACGGAACAATCGCCATAAATTCGCCTAAACTATCCCAACGAAGAAAATTCTCTTCCGTAAGCGCGCTTACGTGCTTGGGAGCAGTGCCGCCCGCGCCTGTTTCGTATAGTCCGCCGCCGTTCATTAAAGGAACTATCGAAAGCATTTTCGCCGAAGTACCGAGTTCGATTATCGGGAACAAATCGGTCAAATAATCGCGCAAAACGTTGCCCGTTGCAGAAATTGTGTTTAGCCCTTCAACCATTCTTTTTACAGAAAAAGCGCAGGCGTTTTCGGGCGACAAAATACGAACGTCCACGTCCGCGAGGTCAAGCTCGCCCATCTCTTTTACCACTTTTTTCACCACTTCTCTGTCGTGCGCTCTGTAAACATCAAGCCAGAAAATCACGGGCTCGCCTGTTATTTTGCCGCGCTCTACGGCAAGGCGCACCCAATTAAGCACTGCGGCGTGTTTGCATTGAGAAGCGCGGAAAATGTCGCCTTTTTCTACTTTTTGTTCCATAAGAACAGCGCCGTTTTCGTCCGTAATTTGCACAATGCCGTCGGCTGTTATCTCGAAAGTTTTGTCGTGCGAGCCGTATTCTTCCGCCTGCTGAGCCATAAGTCCCACGTTCGACACGCATCCTATAGTTCGCGGATTAAACGCGCCGTTTTCTTTGCAATGCTTAACAACCACGTCGTAAACTCCCGAATAAGTTCTGTCGGGAATTATAGCCAAAACGTCCGCGGTGTCGCCGTTTTTGTCCCACATTTTTCCGCCCGCCTTAATCATCGCGGGCATAGAAGCGTCGATTATTACGTCGCTCGGAACGCTGAAACTACTTATCCCTTTGGCGCTGTCCACCATTGCAACCGAAATTTTGTCGAAACATTTGTTTATTTCGGAAATTATCTCTTTTTCGCTCGGATTTCCCTTTATTTTATCGTACAAATCTGCAAGTCCGTTGTTTGTATTTACGCCCAATTTTTCAAAAACTTCGCCGTATTTCGTAAAAACATCGGCAAAAAACGTTTTAAGGATAACGCCGAAAATTATAGGGTCGCTGATTTTCATCATTGTCGCTTTTAGGTGAAAAGAGAACATAATGTCGTCTTTTTGCGCTTCTTCCATACATTTTTTCACAAAACTTTCGAGCGCTTTCGCAGACATCGTCGAAGTATCGAGAATTTCGTGCGGCAAAAGTTTCAAAGCGGGGCGGAGATTTTTAGAATTGCCGTCGTTGTCCGTAAAAACAAAATTAACGCTCTTTTCTTTTTCGCCGTTTGTTATGGATTTCTCGCTCGCGTAAAAATCGCCGTGAGACATAGAAAGCACCTTTGTTTTGCTGTCTTTTGACCACTCGCAGACTTTATACGGATGTTTTTTCGCATAATTTTTCACCGATTTTGCCGCGCGCCTGTCCGAATTTCCCTCGCGAATAACAGGATTTACCGCCGAGCCGAGCGTTTTGCGATATTGACTTTGAACAGTCTCTTCCTCGTTGTTTTTTGGATTATCGGGATATTCGGGTATTGCAAAACCTTTTTCGCGCAATTCCGTAATCGTCCCCTTAATCTGCGAAACCGAAGCCGAAATATTAGGCAATTTTATGATATTCGCGTCTTGTTCCAAGCAAAGTTTCCCCAAATATTCGAGGTCGTCGCTCACTTTTTGATTTTCGGGAAGATAATTATTCACCGCCGCCAAAATTCTGCGCGCCAAAGAAATGTCCTTTTGAACGACTTCAACGTCCGCCTTCGACAGATACTTTTCTATAATCGGAAACAGGGACAAAGTAGCCAGCGCAGGCGCTTCGTCCGTTTTTGTATATACGATTGAACCGTTTTTCATTTTCGTTTTTCCTTCAGTTTTTTTACAAATTTTGCGGTAAAAATAATATTTGGGCGACGGTCGCCACCCTGTTATTTATAAAATTGGATGTTTTTGCATAAAAAAGGGCGTATGCGATACCCCCCCTGCTAAAATTGTTAGTTATCCGGTTCGCTATTTTAGTTTTTTTTAACTATACTTTCAATATTCCTACATATACGTTGTGCCGAAACTGAAAATTTAACAAAAAGCAATCTTTCTCTCACTTAGTCCTTATCCAAATAGTATTTTATGTAAAAATGATACACGACTACCATTTTTGCATATTTTGATGTAATGTGCGCTTGTCAAGCGGAGTTTGACGTATGCAAGAATTTCAGAAAGGCGGAAAATATGTATAAAAAGCGAACTATCGGCAGATATTTTGAAGAGGCGTCAAGGCATTTTAAGGTTTTATTATTGACGGGAATGCGACAGGTCGGGAAAACCACCTGCTTAAAAAACACATCTGCAAAAGGGCGACGTTATATCACACTTGACGACCCGCAAATTTTGTCTTTAGCGAAAAACGAACCCGAACTTTTCTTTGAGCGGTTTTCTTTGCCGTTATTTATTGACGAAATTCAATATGCTCCGGAATTATTTCCGTATATAAAAATGCTTGTCGATAACAGCGACGAAAAAGGGCAAATTTGGCTTAGCGGTTCGCAACAGTATTCTATGATGAAAAACATTACGGAAAGTTTGGCGGGACGAGTTGCCGTTGTCGATATGTTTGGTTTTTCGCTTTACGAAAGAGATGATTTGGGCTTATTGCAAATGCCGTTTTTGCCGTCAAAGAATCCAAAGCCGACGCTTGAAAAAAGAACTTCTCCGCAGACCTTTGAAATTATATGGCAGGGGGCGTTTCCGCACATTGTGAACAGCGCAACGCAATGGAAAATGTTTTATTCGTCTTATGTTAAAACATATTTGGAACGCGATGTTCGTCAAATAATAAACATAGGGGACGAAACGGCATTTTTCCGTTTTATGGGCGTTGTTGCGGCGAGAACGGCGCAAGTTCTCAACATTTCAGACATAGCCAAAAACGCCGATATTACGGTAAAAACAGCCGAAAAATGGTTGTCGGTTTTGCAAACGTCGGGAATAGTTTATTTGTTGAAGCCATATTTTTCAAATGTTTCAAAGAGGTTTACCAAACGTCCGAAACTTTATTTTACCGATACGGGATTATGCGCGCATCTTACCGAATGGACTTCTTGGCAGACCTTGGAAGCGGGGGCTATGAGCGGCGCATTTTTTGAGACATTTGTGATTTGTGAAATACTAAAATCGTATCATCACAACGGCGAATTTCCGAATTTGCATTATTATCGCGATTCCAACAATGTAGAAATCGATTTGCTTATTTCGCAAGACGGGCTTTTGTATCCCGTAGAAATCAAAAAAACCGCAAATCCCAAGAAAGAAGACATAAAAGCGTTTGATACGCTCGCCAAAATCGCCAATACGGGTTTCGGTTCGCTAATTTGCTTGGTAAAAGAAAGCATTCCGCTGACGTCCTCGGCAAATGCAGTTTCGATTTGGGAAATTTGAGAACAATACAATTTTCCTGTTATCTTCATCTGCGCAAATAGTTTTTTCCAAAAAAAAACAAAAAAAAGGCAACCGTTTCCGATTGCCATTTTTGTTGAGTTATTTTTCTGAAAACTCCACCTCTTACCTCACCATAACCCTTCTCACCGCTTGGGTGTTTGCGCCCTCGACTCTCACTATTGCTACGCCTTTGGCTATGGTTCTGTTTAGCGACAGGACGTTTGCGCCGCTTGCGAGGTTTGCTTGGGTTTGGGCGAGGATTCTGCCGTTTACGTTGTAAATGGAAATTTTGTAGTTTCCTGCTTGCGGGATTGTTAAATTCAGATTTCCTGCCGTTGTAATTCCGCTTACTGCAAAGGATATTGCTCGCGCGCGGGTTGCCGAAGAAATACGGTTAGGATTGCCGCCGTCGCCGCCTCCAAACAAATGGGGGTTTTCGGCGATAAATCTGTTTCTGTCCGCTTCGCTCAAAAGGTCTGCGCCTAAGATAAACGATGTTTTAACGTCTCTGAAACGACTTGGGTTCGTCCAACTTTGCGCGGGCATTGCTTGTTTTGTAGTTTCAAGCGCCGAGAAAAAATTCGCCGTGTAAATTCTGCGTTGGTCTGCTACCGAAGAGTTCGGTTTTGCAAGACCGTATTGAGTAACCACCAAAGAGCCCCATTGGTGGTTTTGCCACTCAAATTCGGGAAGCCATTCGGCTGTAAACGAATTTATTACGCGGGCGTGGTCTGCTCTGCCGCCCCAAAACGCTTCTGCGTGCGTAAATCTTACCGAATCGCCTATTGCAACGGGAATACGTCTTGTAAATCCTGCAACATTTCCCTGCCAAGTCCAAGTATGGTTCCACGCTCTCTGTCCGCCTGCCCAAATTTCCGCCTGAATATACGTTCCCGAATTTACCCAGTGCGGTGCGCCGCCCGCTGCATTAACAACAAGTTCTCTTGCCACAGGGTCATACGTTATCGTCGCAACCGTTCGTGCGCTGCCGCCGCGAAACAAAAGTTGCGTTGTTCCCAGCAAAGGCGAGGCGGTAAGTTCGCGATATTCTACGGTTAAGTCTGTTCTCTGACCGTTCCTGACAACCAAATGATGATGTCCCGTATGAAAAAAGCCCGCTTTTGCTGAAGGTAATTTCACAAAATACGCGCCTATCGCAAGCGCGGGGAAATCTACGGTGTTTGAGGTGATTTCCGCTTGAAAAACCACGTCGGAGCCGTTCATAATACGCAAAGTTTCGCCTTTTATGAGGTCTATGTCGCTTATATTTATCGTAATTGTGCCGCCCGTGCCGTTAAGACCGCGCGCCGCATTCGGCACAACGGGAGAAATTGTTCCGTATAACACTTCGGCGGTTGCTATGCGCTGTGCCTCGCTTCCTGCAATGCGGTCAAGGAAATACCCGATTTTGTTGTCTTCTTCAAATGCGTAAGCCCTCATTAAATCCGATAAATGCGGTCCAAAACCAAATGCTTCCATATAGGGAACAATGTTCGTATTTGCCGCGTCGCTGAATGCTTTTGCGTTCAAATTAGCCAATGACCAATTCTGACCTTGGACGTGCATTTCTCTGTTTAACCGCTGAGCCGCCGCATAAATTTTCTGAGGTGTTTCTATGTCGGTCATCGGGCTTCCGTTGGCATACATATTTACCAAAATGAAGAGATTATCCCTAAAGCGATTCGGCTCTGCGGCAAAATTCGATAAATTTCCCGTTCTGCGGGTAATGGCTCTTGCGTCGAGCGCGGAAGAGGTTGCGGCGGCGTTTCCGTAGTCAAAAAGCCAAGACCAACGCCTATCGTTTGCCGAGGTAAAGTCAAAGTGGTTCGCCTGATAAAAATGCGACAAAATATTATTGGCTATTTCGCCTAAACCCACTTCCTTGCCTCCCGAAAAATTGCCGTCGTAGCCGTGTCCGATTTCGTGAAGCGATACCCAAAAACTAAGACCTGAGATTGCCTGCGTCGTCAGCGGCACCATAGCCGGAAAATTAAGATAACTGCCTATGCGCGAACCGTTCATTCCCGTTACGTCATCCGCGCCATAGAACGCATATCCAAAACCGTTTAATTGCGGCGCTATTAAAAATCTCGTGTGAATAAGTCGGTGGTGCGGATTTTGGGAATTTATGTCGAGCCCGTGAAAGCGGTTGAACTGCGCTGTAAGATTTTCGTAATATTTCAGCAAATCGTTTATCCTGCTGTTAAGCACAAGTTGACGATGGTTTACTCCGCCCGATCCGTAGTTTAATTCTCTGTCGTCCCAGTCAAGCATCATTGTTATTACGTTATTCTGAAGCAAGGCATAGCGATTTTGCGACGAAGTCCATCTTTGCATAAACGCGGCATTGTCGTCGTCGCCGTAGTTGAAGAAATCCAAAGTTCTTACATTTCCCGAGAATTCCACATCTATATCCACAGTTCTTATATTGTTGCTTCTCGGCGTACGAATAAAAGGTATTCGCCCGCGATTATTTGCAGGTGCGGCAGGTCTCCACTCAACCTGCTGAGCACCAAACGAGTGCGTCTCTGACATTATCGCCCTCGCGCGTGCCTGTAAACGCCCTTGCTTGAATTGCTTGCGGAAATTCCGTAATTCGTCTCATTCGCAAAGTTGAATTTGCAGGCATAAAAAGCCCCAAATGCTGAACATCTTGGTTGTCGCCGCGCCTTGCGTCGCCGATTTGTATCGCCTCAATTACGCTTTCGGGCAAAGTGTAAACCGTTCGCCGAACGACTATTGTCGAGCCCGCCGCTCCAATAGCAACGGGAACGGTAATTGTCTCTACGTCGCCTCTACTGTTTTCGACGGAATAGACAACATTCTGCGTTCCTTGCGCCGCCGTGCTCACAACGTTGTTCGGCGCGCCCGATACAATTTGAATTCTATGCGTAATATCGCCGTCGAAGTCGCACCTCGCCAATACTCGATAAAACGCGTTTGTTCTGACATTAACCGTTGTGTTTACGGGCACGTTTATTCTTGTCGCCCCGTAGAAAATAATGTCGCCGAATGTTAGTGTTGTTGTACTTATAACGACAAAAAATGTAGCCATTGTAAGTTTCTTAATGAAGTTCATAACAACCTCCTTTTATTTAATTATGTAAATATATAGATACCATATATAAATTTAATGCCATAAATAGAAATTCGCTTGTTTTTTTTGTTGTTTTATTTTATTTTTTGTCGGTGGGAGAGTTTAAGGAAAAACTGTAGTTTTTTTGTCGATTATAAATGACACTCTCCCATGTTTTAAAAATTCTGTCGATTATATTTGACAAAATATTGAAAATCCCTTGTTTTGTCGATTATACATTTATTATTTTATTGTAGAAAAATTTAATTGAAGGAGTTTGATTATGATAGAAAGAAACGAATATCTTCAAAAAGTTCTTCCGTTTATAGACACGGATTTGATTAAAATATTTACAGGTATAAGGCGTTGCGGCAAAAGCGTTATGCTTGATTTGATAAAAAAAGAATTGCAGAAAAAAGGCGTCGAAAAAAATCAATTCATAAGCATAAATTTTGAAGATATTGAAACGGAAAAGTATCGAGAATACCAAAAGCTTCACGAGCATATTTCCGAAAAAATAAAAAAAATCGACAAAAAAGCATATTTGTTTTTGGACGAAATACAAGAAGTCGACGCTTGGGAAAAATGCGTAAATTCTCTTCGTGTAAAATTCGATTGCGATATCTATATTACGGGCTCAAACGCGAAATTGCTTTCGGGCGAGTTTGCCACTTATTTGGGCGGAAGGTATGTAGAAATTACAATATATCCGTTCTCGTTTGCGGAGTTTATCGAGTTGTATAAAAAAAGCGAAAACAAAAACGTCGGTGTTGAAAAAATGTTTAAGGAGTATCTGCTTGTCGGCGGAATGCCGTATTTGAAAAACGTAAAATTTCGCTATGACGCAAGCATAATGTATTTGCAAGACGTGTATAATTCCGTCGTTCTTAAAGATGTTGTCCAGAGAAACAAAATTCGCTCTACAGATTTGTTTGCGCGGGTAATTAAGTATGTTATTGCGAATATCGGAAAAACCTTTTCAGCGAGAAGCATATCAAACTATTTCAAAAACGAGAAAATGGATATTTCTGTGGACACTGTACTAAATCATTTGCAATATTGTGAAAACGCGCATCTTTTAAGCTGTGTTCGACGTAAAGATACGGTCGGTAAAAAAATTTTGGCGGTAAATGAAAAGTATTATATTGCCGACCACGGATTGCGGGAGGCGCTTGTCGGAAAAAATCAGGCGGACATTTCCATAGTTCTGGAAAACATTGTGTTTATGGAACTCAAAAGGCGAGACTACAAAATACACGTTGGAAAAGTTGGCGAGCTTGAAATAGACTTTATCGCCGAAAAAAACAACTATTGCATATATGTTCAAGTTTGTTATTTGTTGGCG
The Chitinivibrionia bacterium genome window above contains:
- a CDS encoding ATP-binding protein, which codes for MYKKRTIGRYFEEASRHFKVLLLTGMRQVGKTTCLKNTSAKGRRYITLDDPQILSLAKNEPELFFERFSLPLFIDEIQYAPELFPYIKMLVDNSDEKGQIWLSGSQQYSMMKNITESLAGRVAVVDMFGFSLYERDDLGLLQMPFLPSKNPKPTLEKRTSPQTFEIIWQGAFPHIVNSATQWKMFYSSYVKTYLERDVRQIINIGDETAFFRFMGVVAARTAQVLNISDIAKNADITVKTAEKWLSVLQTSGIVYLLKPYFSNVSKRFTKRPKLYFTDTGLCAHLTEWTSWQTLEAGAMSGAFFETFVICEILKSYHHNGEFPNLHYYRDSNNVEIDLLISQDGLLYPVEIKKTANPKKEDIKAFDTLAKIANTGFGSLICLVKESIPLTSSANAVSIWEI
- a CDS encoding ATP-binding protein, giving the protein MIERNEYLQKVLPFIDTDLIKIFTGIRRCGKSVMLDLIKKELQKKGVEKNQFISINFEDIETEKYREYQKLHEHISEKIKKIDKKAYLFLDEIQEVDAWEKCVNSLRVKFDCDIYITGSNAKLLSGEFATYLGGRYVEITIYPFSFAEFIELYKKSENKNVGVEKMFKEYLLVGGMPYLKNVKFRYDASIMYLQDVYNSVVLKDVVQRNKIRSTDLFARVIKYVIANIGKTFSARSISNYFKNEKMDISVDTVLNHLQYCENAHLLSCVRRKDTVGKKILAVNEKYYIADHGLREALVGKNQADISIVLENIVFMELKRRDYKIHVGKVGELEIDFIAEKNNYCIYVQVCYLLASDETIEREFSVLEKVEDNFPKFVVSLDEFDMSRNGIRHLNIREFLLSKEL
- a CDS encoding NADP-dependent isocitrate dehydrogenase, coding for MKNGSIVYTKTDEAPALATLSLFPIIEKYLSKADVEVVQKDISLARRILAAVNNYLPENQKVSDDLEYLGKLCLEQDANIIKLPNISASVSQIKGTITELREKGFAIPEYPDNPKNNEEETVQSQYRKTLGSAVNPVIREGNSDRRAAKSVKNYAKKHPYKVCEWSKDSKTKVLSMSHGDFYASEKSITNGEKEKSVNFVFTDNDGNSKNLRPALKLLPHEILDTSTMSAKALESFVKKCMEEAQKDDIMFSFHLKATMMKISDPIIFGVILKTFFADVFTKYGEVFEKLGVNTNNGLADLYDKIKGNPSEKEIISEINKCFDKISVAMVDSAKGISSFSVPSDVIIDASMPAMIKAGGKMWDKNGDTADVLAIIPDRTYSGVYDVVVKHCKENGAFNPRTIGCVSNVGLMAQQAEEYGSHDKTFEITADGIVQITDENGAVLMEQKVEKGDIFRASQCKHAAVLNWVRLAVERGKITGEPVIFWLDVYRAHDREVVKKVVKEMGELDLADVDVRILSPENACAFSVKRMVEGLNTISATGNVLRDYLTDLFPIIELGTSAKMLSIVPLMNGGGLYETGAGGTAPKHVSALTEENFLRWDSLGEFMAIVPSLEKYAETHGNARAKILAETLDTAIENILENQKSPERAPVGIDNRGSHFYLALYWAKALAEQKKDVELAKKFEETAKQLTENEEKIVAQFLSVQKSAVDLGGYYLFDEEKAKKIMRPSEIFNRIIDGF
- a CDS encoding T9SS type A sorting domain-containing protein; this encodes MSETHSFGAQQVEWRPAAPANNRGRIPFIRTPRSNNIRTVDIDVEFSGNVRTLDFFNYGDDDNAAFMQRWTSSQNRYALLQNNVITMMLDWDDRELNYGSGGVNHRQLVLNSRINDLLKYYENLTAQFNRFHGLDINSQNPHHRLIHTRFLIAPQLNGFGYAFYGADDVTGMNGSRIGSYLNFPAMVPLTTQAISGLSFWVSLHEIGHGYDGNFSGGKEVGLGEIANNILSHFYQANHFDFTSANDRRWSWLFDYGNAAATSSALDARAITRRTGNLSNFAAEPNRFRDNLFILVNMYANGSPMTDIETPQKIYAAAQRLNREMHVQGQNWSLANLNAKAFSDAANTNIVPYMEAFGFGPHLSDLMRAYAFEEDNKIGYFLDRIAGSEAQRIATAEVLYGTISPVVPNAARGLNGTGGTITINISDIDLIKGETLRIMNGSDVVFQAEITSNTVDFPALAIGAYFVKLPSAKAGFFHTGHHHLVVRNGQRTDLTVEYRELTASPLLGTTQLLFRGGSARTVATITYDPVARELVVNAAGGAPHWVNSGTYIQAEIWAGGQRAWNHTWTWQGNVAGFTRRIPVAIGDSVRFTHAEAFWGGRADHARVINSFTAEWLPEFEWQNHQWGSLVVTQYGLAKPNSSVADQRRIYTANFFSALETTKQAMPAQSWTNPSRFRDVKTSFILGADLLSEADRNRFIAENPHLFGGGDGGNPNRISSATRARAISFAVSGITTAGNLNLTIPQAGNYKISIYNVNGRILAQTQANLASGANVLSLNRTIAKGVAIVRVEGANTQAVRRVMVR